The Glandiceps talaboti chromosome 9, keGlaTala1.1, whole genome shotgun sequence genome window below encodes:
- the LOC144439991 gene encoding uncharacterized protein LOC144439991, translating into MSNVVTIAKTEPTSIYVDVGANRGDTVRSFYAGKYINNTNNKFVVLPQNLYKLEPSDWKVFAFEADPIHTTELKALGKEHSNLKIYTETAAWINADGITIYPDRKSDSKGFWGTSLSDTKKDVNKNEAIQVDSIDLSAWLTEHVRPVDFLVMKMNIEGAEFEILDKLLDDNTFCLIDGLFIFYHAKIAFQGKNKMANEMPKRVRKRSEQPNCEVQILFESKH; encoded by the coding sequence atgtcaaacgTTGTAACCATAGCGAAAACAGAACCAACGTCTATCTACGTTGACGTGGGAGCTAACAGAGGTGACACTGTGCGGTCATTTTATGCAGGTAAATATATTAACAacacaaataacaaatttgtGGTTCTGCCACAGAACTTATATAAACTCGAGCCGAGTGACTGGAAAGTTTTCGCCTTTGAAGCAGATCCCATACATACGACGGAACTGAAGGCACTTGGAAAAGAACACAGTAACCTCAAAATCTACACAGAAACGGCTGCATGGATCAATGCAGACGGCATCACAATTTATCCAGATCGCAAAAGTGACAGTAAAGGTTTTTGGGGTACCTCTCTCTCTGATACAAAGAAGGATGTGAACAAAAATGAAGCTATACAAGTTGACAGTATAGACTTGAGTGCGTGGTTGACTGAACACGTCCGACCTGTCGACTTTCTCGTTATGAAAATGAACATTGAGGGAGCAGAATTTGAGATACTGGACAAACTGTTGGACGACAATACTTTCTGTTTGATCGATGGTCTTTTTATTTTCTACCACGCAAAGATAGCTTTTCAAGgtaaaaacaaaatggcaaaTGAAATGCCAAAGCGAGTGAGGAAACGGTCAGAACAACCGAACTGTGAAGTACAAATTCTGTTTGAGTCTAAACATTGA